One window from the genome of Hippoglossus hippoglossus isolate fHipHip1 chromosome 10, fHipHip1.pri, whole genome shotgun sequence encodes:
- the ankhd1 gene encoding ankyrin repeat and KH domain-containing protein 1 isoform X6, with translation MQDAVAGTAMLTDGFEDEIDSVTPRSPVAGMGVGATPGGVGLGGIGIGVGGKKVRLYGEPGGPAAERLDFKLAAAAVLSSGPGSGSDEDEVSEVESFILDQEDLDNPIMKTASELLLSSATDGVDLRTVDPETQARLEALLEAAAFADPEVLRRLTSSVSCALDEAAAALTRMRAENTLNAGQADNRSLAEACSDGDVNAVRKLLDEGRSVNEHTEEGESLLCLACSAGYYELAQVLLAMHANVEDRGIKGDITPLMAAASGGYVDIVKLLLVHGADVNAQSSTGNTALTYACAGGFVDVVKVLLKEGANIEDHNENGHTPLMEAASAGHVEVARVLLEYGAGINTHSNEFKESALTLACYKGHLDMVRFLLEAGADQEHKTDEMHTALMEACMSQDGHVEVARLLLDSGAQVNMPADSFESPLTLAACGGHVELAALLIERGANLEEVNDEGYTPLMEAAREGHEEMVALLLAQGANINAQTEETQETALTLACCGGFLEVADFLIKAGADIELGCSTPLMEAAQEGHLELVKYLLAAGANVHATTATGDTALTYACENGHTDVADVLLQAGANLEHESEGGRTPLMKAARAGHLCTVQFLISKGANVNRSTANNDHTVVSLACAGGHLAVVELLLAHGADPTHRLKDGSTMLIEAAKGGHTNVVSYLLDYPNNILSVPAPDLSQLTPPSQDASQVPRVPIQALAMVVPPQEPDRAPSNIATPPPISSKSMSKQRQASLQPGVPTSVGRGPEAEPLPPFHLCQPLECIVEETEGKLNELGQRISAIEKAQLQSLELIQGEPLTKDKIEELKKSREEQVQKKKKILKELQKVERQLQLKTQQQFTKEYMEAKGLKEEQEVGLSQGPGPGSMTSAPGSLPTTPGAHVHTSSDTDEEANKDGELEEQLGEDGEEEEDDDDEDEGSEDEADGDEEDYPKLPQVGTILYRDGSQPPQQPPLPPSPQAQPQPPPPPLQAAFVPIQPLPDYNPADYPGSTSPELQRVLVGQQMLGQQQQVQGQQLGGLGPGMMPQQAPDGLMVATPAQTLTDTLDDIMAAVSNRVPMLNTTSPTPLSQPPTQTPSNIASPPSVLPLYPSVDIDAHTESNHDTALTLACAGGHEELVSVLIARGANIEHRDKKGFTPLILAATAGHVGVVEVLLDKGGDIEAQSERTKDTPLSLACSGGRQEVVELLLLRGANKEHRNVSDYTPLSLAASGGYVNIIKILLNAGAEINSRTGSKLGISPLMLAAMNGHVPAVKLLLDMGSDINAQIETNRNTALTLACFQGRAEVVSLLLDRKANVEHRAKTGLTPLMEAASGGYAEVGRVLLDKGADVNAPPVPSSRDTALTIAADKGHYKFCELLINRGAHIDVRNKKGNTPLWLAANGGHFDVVQLLVHASADVDAADNRKITPLMAAFRKGHVKVVQYLVKEVNQFPSDIECMRYIATIADKELLKKCHQCMETIVKAKDQQAAEANKNASILLKELDLEKSREESKKQALAAKREKRKEKRKKKKEEQKRKQEEEEGQKVKEEFFEMQEQKEDSADESEVPIEPPSATTTTTIGISATSTTFTTAFGKKRASVATTPSTNRKNKKNKTKDSSPNEPIILQDPQVALAQHKADKNKIHGEPRGGGVTGGNSDSDPLDSTDCASESSSSGGKSQELNYLPDLTSSASSSSSSSSSSSSSSAPSSAAAQALMPGPEKRHCPQPQTDGKLDNKVTVSISKPMQRAPDMGDCTSHSLPSPFKTMALPITSPNSKLSLTSPKRGQKREEGWKEVVRRSKKLSVPASVVSRIMGRGGCNITAIQDVTGAHIDVDKQKDKNGERMITIRGGTESTRYAVQLINALIQDPAKELEDLIPRNHIRAPGSKTTSASFPSSTGLSSGSTTGPKALSSLVASTGVSFQPSSSSSSSSSQAGGKIGKGLSSNVRQPFPVSLPLAYAHPQLALLAAQTMHQIRHPRLPMAQFGGTFSPAASTWGPFPVRPVSPGSANSSPKHNGGTNSTIGQARPNSTHSDHSNTASSGAQVTTSNTTTTSAPNTSTAAASPHTPNPTPYNPQPSIPTPSSVRKQLFAPDPKPAGITSVSAAATATSGTNAVRGTGSPAHHSSTTTTANASQQSVGPISQPSVQSARTEPSAVAPPGKDKPSLSVESQPVSVSESINSFTAPAMALAPKLEHRQQLPPPPSSVPSTEAPPPLLNPQPSSHLHSAPPPVLSHNVAHPNNTVPHFSAPAPRVSHRMQPPGPYYSLSEQQQQQQHQQTQQHQQQSVFVPFNAQQESLKQTQNQTSQSTSLPPQAQSQAPGSLQVSANLGMMNGSQMQHVANAGKPQQIPPNFGPAGLFNFSSIFDNNSQVGNNQVWGACHLPARSPPEQSYSAPPAYMSMGQMENMMPPPPPDSSKAPGYRSASQRMVNSPIALTSYATSISGSPVYLHGHTPVGTPSFSRQHFSPHPWSASTSGESPVPPPSTVSSSAMSTSAVAPPPQPKPGNSSQQDRKVPPPIGTERLARIRQTGSVNPPLLTTSYTASVGQGGIWSFGVGSASEAMSGWSQPLMSSHMMHPQLQAEQSAFSQHQPMEQDDTGIANPANNYHQPQHLPNSYMDFPKGMPMSMYGGTMLPPHPPMAEGPGGPMYNGLHAGDPAWSPIIKVVPNNADNADPQQQVWPGTWAPHVGSVHLNHVN, from the exons ATGCAGGATGCAGTAGCCGGGACGGCAATGCTGACGGACGGCTTCGAGGACGAGATTGACTCGGTGACTCCTCGCTCCCCAGTGGCAGGGATGGGGGTAGGAGCGACACCAGGAGGAGTCGGACTAGGGGGCATTGGGATTGGTGTGGGTGGAAAGAAAGTACGTTTGTACGGCGAACCAGGCGGACCTGCAGCAGAAAGACTGGATTTCAAACTGGCGGCCGCGGCCGTCCTCTCCTCGGGTCCAGGATCCGGCAGCGACGAAGACGAGGTTTCAGAG GTGGAGTCATTCATTTTGGACCAGGAGGACCTCGATAACCCCATCATGAAGACAGCGTCAGAGTTGCTTTTGTCCAGCGCCACAGACGGAGTCGATTTAAGGACTGTAGATCCAGAGACACAGGCACGACTTGAAGCTCTTCTGGAAGCTGCAG CTTTTGCAGACCCAGAGGTGCTGCGGCGACTGACGTCATCTGTGAGCTGTGCCCTGGATGAGGCTGCAGCAGCCCTGACACGTAtgagagcagaaaacacactcaACGCCGGCCAAGCCGACAA CCGTAGTTTAGCAGAGGCGTGCTCAGATGGGGATGTCAACGCTGTGCGCAAATTGTTGGATGAGGGACGGAGCGTCAACGAACACACGGAGGAAGGGGAGAGCCTGCTGTGCCTCGCCTGCTCGGCCGGCTACTATGAACTTGCACAG GTGTTGTTGGCCATGCATGCCAACGTGGAGGACAGAGGCATCAAGGGAGACATAACGCCACTCATGGCTGCTGCCAGCGGAGGTTATGTGGACATTGTAAAACTACTTCTGGTCCACGGAGCAGATGTTAATGCACAGTCCTCAACAG GCAACACAGCTCTAACGTACGCATGTGCCGGTGGCTTCGTGGATGTGGTGAAGGTGCTGCTCAAAGAGGGTGCAAACATTGAGGACCACAACGAGAACGGACACACGCCTCTTATGGAGGCAGCCAGTGCTGGCCACGTAGAGGTGGCCAGGGTACTTTTGGAGTATGGCGCCGGAATCAACACACACTCCAATGAGTTCAAGGAGAGCGCGCTAACACTCGCCTGCTACAAAG GTCACCTGGATATGGTGCGTTTCCTGTTGGAGGCTGGCGCAGACCAGGAACATAAGACAGATGAGATGCACACAGCGCTAATGGAAGCATGCATG TCCCAGGACGGCCATGTGGAGGTAGCACGGCTGCTGTTGGACAGCGGCGCTCAGGTCAACATGCCAGCGGATTCCTTTGAGTCGCCGCTGACCCTCGCAGCGTGCGGAGGACACGTGGAGCTGGCAGCCTTGCTCATAGAGAGAGGAGCCAATTTGGAGGAG gTTAATGATGAGGGCTACACCCCCCTGATGGAGGCAGCTAGAGAAGGCCATGAGGAGATGGTAGCACTGCTACTGGCTCAAG GTGCTAACATCAACGCCCAGACGGAAGAAACCCAGGAGACAGCTCTGACTCTAGCATGCTGTGGAGGCTTCTTGGAAGTGGCTGACTTCCTCATCAAGGCGGGGGCCGACATCGAGTTGGGCTGCTCTACTCCTCTAATGGAGGCTGCACAGGAGGGCCATCTGGAGTTGGTCAAATACCTACTGGCTGCAG GGGCAAACGTTCATGCCACCACGGCAACAGGTGACACAGCGCTGACGTATGCATGTGAGAACGGACACACTGATGTTGcagatgtgctgctgcaggctgGAGCCAACTTG GAACACGAGTCTGAAGGGGGGCGGACGCCCTTAATGAAGGCAGCAAGGGCGGGACATCTCTGTACTGTTCAGTTCCTTATCAGCAAAG GTGCTAACGTGAACAGATCTACTGCCAACAATGATCACACAGTGGTGTCTCTGGCGTGTGCTGGAGGACATCTGGCTGTGGTGGAGTTGCTGCTGGCACATGGAGCGGATCCTACACACAGACTCAAA gATGGTTCGACGATGTTGATAGAAGCTGCTAAGGGTGGCCACACCAACGTGGTGTCCTACTTGTTGGACTACCCCAACAACATTCTGTCTGTCCCAGCCCCCGACCTCTCCCAGCTCACTCCCCCCTCGCAAGATGCCTCTCAG GTTCCTCGTGTCCCGATCCAAGCTCTCGCCATGGTAGTGCCCCCTCAGGAGCCTGACCGAGCCCCATCAAACATCGCCACACCCCCACCCATCTCCAGCAAAA GCATGTCCAAACAGAGACAAGCATCCCTTCAGCCCGGTGTCCCCACCTCAGTTGGACGGGGGCCTGAAGCGGAGCCTCTGCCGCCCTTCCACTTGTGCCAACCTCTAGAGTGCATtgtggaggagacggaggggaAGCTGAACGAACTGGGCCAGAGAATCAGCGCTATCGAGAAAGCCCAGCTTCAGTCACTAGAGCTCATTCAGGGGGAGCCGCTCACCAAAGACAAGAttgaggagctgaagaagagcagagaggagcag gtgcagaagaagaagaaaatcttGAAGGAGTTGCAGAAAGTTGAGcgccagctgcagctgaaaacacagcaacagttCACCAAAGAGTACATGGAGGCGAAGGGCTtaaaagaggagcaggaggttgGACTGAGCCAGGGCCCAGGGCCTGGAAGTATGACGTCTGCTCCAGGGTCCCTTCCCACTACACCAGGTGCCCACGTACACACCAGCTCCGACACAGATGAAGAGGCTAACAAAGATGGAGAGCTAGAGGAGCAGCTGGGGGAGGACGGGGAAGAG GAAGAGGACGATGATGACGAAGATGAGGGTTCAGAGGATGAGGCAGATGGTGACGAGGAAGATTACCCCAAGCTCCCTCAGGTGGGTACTATCCTCTACAGGGATGGATCACAGCCAccacagcagcctcctctgcccCCTTCGCCACAGGCTCAgccccagcctcctcctccacctcttcagGCTGCCTTCGTCCCCATCCAGCCCCTGCCAGACTACAACCCTGCAGACTACCCGGGAAGTACCAGCCCGGAGTTGCAGAGGGTACTGGTGGGGCAGCAGATGCTGGGCCAACAGCAACAGGTTCAGGGTCAGCAGTTGGGTGGGTTAGGCCCGGGAATGATGCCTCAGCAGGCCCCAGATGGGCTCATGGTCGCTACACCTGCACAGACGCTCACAGACACGCTGGATGACATCATGGCAG CTGTGAGCAACCGCGTACCCATGCTGAACACTACGTCACCCACACCCCTGTCCCAGCCACCCACACAGACGCCCTCAAACATCGCCTCGCCTCCTTCAGTCCTGCCCCTCTATCCCTCTGTTGACATAGATGCACAT ACGGAGAGTAACCACGATACAGCGCTGACGCTGGCATGTGCGGGGGGACATGAGGAGCTCGTGTCTGTCCTTATTGCACGGGGAGCCAACATCGAGCACCGGGACAAAAAAG GTTTTACCCCTCTGATCCTGGCTGCCACTGCCGGCCACGTAGGTGTGGTAGAGGTGCTCCTGGACAAAGGGGGTGACATTGAGGCTCAGTCAGAGAGAACCAAAGACACACCCCTCTCCCTGGCCTGCTCGGGAGGACGCCAAGAG GTTGTCGAGTTGCTGCTGCTTCGGGGAGCCAATAAGGAACACCGCAATGTTTCAGACTACACGCCTCTTAGCCTGGCTGCTTCTGGGGGTTACGTTAACATCATCAAAATACTCCTCAACGCTGGAGCTGAGATTAACTCCAG GACTGGCAGTAAGCTGGGAATCTCTCCTCTGATGCTGGCGGCTATGAATGGTCATGTACCggcagtgaagctgctgttaGATATGGGCTCGGACATCAACGCCCAGATTGAGACCAACAGAAACACAGCGCTGACCCTGGCCTGCTTCCAGGGACGGGCTGAAGTTGTCAGTCTGCTGCTAGATCGCAAGGCCAACGTGGAGCATCGTGCTAAG ACTGGTCTTACTCCTCTGATGGAGGCGGCCTCAGGAGGTTACGCAGAGGTGGGCCGAGTGCTGCTGGACAAAGGCGCAGATGTTAACGCTCCCCCAGTTCCCTCATCCCGAGACACTGCCCTCACCATTGCCGCCGACAAGGGCCACTACAAGTTTTGTGAGCTGCTTATCAACAG GGGTGCCCATATCGATGTACGAAACAAGAAAGGGAACACTCCTCTGTGGCTGGCGGCAAACGGTGGCCATTTTGACGTGGTCCAGCTCTTGGTGCATGCCAGTGCTGATGTGGATGCAGCTGACAACCGCAAGATTACCCCACTCATGGCTGCTTTTCGCAAG GGTCATGTGAAGGTGGTGCAGTATCTTGTGAAAGAAGTCAACCAGTTCCCATCAGATATTGAGTGCATGAGATACATCGCCACAATTGCTGACAAG GAGCTGTTGAAGAAGTGCCACCAATGCATGGAGACCATCGTCAAAGCCAAAGACCAGCAGGCGGCTGAGGCCAATAAGAACGCTAGCATTCTCCTCAAGGAGCTAGACTTGGAGAAG tccCGAGAGGAGAGCAAGAAGCAGGCTCTGGCTGCCAAGCGCGAGAAGCGTAAGGAGAAAcgcaagaagaagaaggaggagcagaagaggaagcaggaagaagaagaggggcaGAAAGTCAAGGAGGAGTTCTTCGAGAtgcaggagcagaaggaggACTCAGCCGATG AATCTGAGGTTCCTATTGAGCCTCCCAGTgcaaccaccaccacaaccatCGGTATATCTGCCACCTCTACCACTTTCACTACGGCTTTTGGAAAGAAGCGAGCTAGTGTGGCCACTACCCCAAGCACCAAtcgcaaaaacaaaaagaacaagacAAAGGACTCCTCGCCCAACGAACCAATCATATTACAGGATCCACAG gTTGCACTAGCACAGCACAAGGCTGACAAGAACAAGATCCACGGTGAGCCGCGGGGTGGGGGAGTGACGGGTGGCAACAGCGACTCTGACCCGTTGGATAGCACCGACTGTGCCagcgagagcagcagcagcgggggcAAGAGTCAGGAGCTCAACTACCTCCCAGACCTCAcctcctccgcctcttcctcctcctcctcttcctcctcatcctcctcctcctcagccccctcctcagcagcagcccAGGCCCTCATGCCCGGTCCCGAGAAGAGACACTGTCCTCAGCCACAGACTGATGGCAAGCTGGACAACAAGGTCACAGTCTCCATCTCCAAACCAATGCAAAG AGCTCCAGACATGGGTGACTGCACCTCCCACTCCCTGCCCTCTCCATTCAAGACCATGGCTCTTCCCATCACCTCACCCAACAGTAAGCTCAGCCTCACGAGCCCCAAGAGAGGccagaagagagaagagggttGGAAGGAGGTGGTCAGAAG aTCAAAGAAGCTGTCTGTGCCAGCCTCCGTTGTGTCTCGAATCATGGGCAGAGGCGGCTGCAACATCACAGCCATCCAGGACGTGACAGGAGCTCACATTGATGTGGACAAACAGAAGGACAAGAACGGGGAGAGGATGATCACCATAAG agGAGGGACGGAGTCTACAAGGTATGCAGTCCAGCTAATCAATGCTCTGATCCAAGACCCAGCCAAAGAGCTAGAGGATCTTATCCCGAGGAATCACATCAGAGCCCCGGGCTCTAAAACGACGTCTGCTTCCTTCCCGAGTTCCACAGGGCTCTCCAGCGGTTCAACCACTGGACCCAAGGCCCTGAGCTCGCTAGTCGCCTCTACAGGTGTCTCGTTCCagccctcctcatcctcatcttcatcatcctctcaGGCGGGTGGAAAGATTGGGAAGGGCCTGTCGTCAAACGTCAGACAGCCATTCCCTGTGTCTTTGCCCTTGGCGTACGCCCACCCTCAGCTCGCTCTACTTGCTGCTCAGACCATGCACCAGATCAGACACCCTCGCCTACCCATGGCCCAGTTTGGAGGCACCTTCTCTCCCGCCGCCAGCACCTGGGGACCTTTCCCTGTGCGCCCTGTGAGTCCAGGCAGCGCTAACAGCTCCCCCAAACACAACGGAGGAACCAACAGCACTATAGGCCAGGCGAGACCCAACTCGACTCACAGTGATCACAGCAACACAGCCAGCTCAGGAGCCCAAGTTACAACGtcaaacaccaccaccaccagtgcTCCTAACACATCTACAGCTGCGGCCTCACCTCATACCCCCAACCCTACCCCGTATAATCCCCAGCCGAGCATCCCCACTCCTTCCTCTGTCAGGAAACAGCTCTTTGCCCCTGACCCTAAGCCTGCTGGTATCACCTCGGTGTCTGCTGCAGCAACTGCAACCAGTGGCACAAATGCAGTAAGAGGCACAGGATCTCCTGCACATCACAGTTCCACTACAACTACCGCTAATGCCTCTCAGCAGTCAGTCGGTCCGATCTCACAGCCCTCTGTCCAGTCAGCTAGAACGGAGCCCAGTGCCGTGGCACCTCCTGGAAAAGACAAGCCCTCTCTATCTGTAGAGAGCCAGCCTGTTTCTGTCAGCGAGAGTATCAACTCTTTCACTGCCCCTGCCATGGCTCTAGCTCCCAAGCTAGAGCATCGACAGCAGTtacctccccctccctcctctgtgccGTCCACAGAGGCTCCACCGCCCCTCCTCAACCCACAGCCCAGCTCCCATCTCCACTCAGCTCCTCCCCCTGTCCTGTCACACAATGTTGCACACCCCAACAACACAGTCCCCCATTTCTCAGCCCCTGCGCCCAGAGTCTCCCATCGTATGCAGCCACCAGGGCCTTACTACTCCCTTTCtgaacagcagcaacagcagcagcatcaacagacgcaacagcatcagcaacaatctgtgtttgtgccCTTCAACGCTCAGCAAGAATCTCTGAAACAGACCCAAAACCAGACCTCCCAGTCCACGAGTTTGCCTCCACAAGCCCAGTCCCAAGCTCCAGGCTCCCTTCAGGTCTCTGCTAACCTGGGGATGATGAACGGTTCCCAGATGCAGCATGTTGCCAATGCAGGCAAACCTCAGCAGATACCTCCCAACTTTGGTCCTGCAGGCCTCTTCAACTTCAGCAGCATCTTTGATAACAACAGCCAG GTTGGAAACAATCAGGTGTGGGGTGCATGCCACCTGCCTGCTCGCTCACCTCCAGAGCAGTCGTACTCAGCCCCACCAGCCTATATGAGCATGGGCCAAATGGAGAACATGATgcccccacctcctccagacAGCTCCAAAGCCCCTGGCTACCGCTCTGCCTCCCAGAGGATGGTCAACAGCCCCATTG CTTTGACCAGCTATGCCACAAGTATCTCTGGCAGCCCTGTGTATCTGCACGGTCATACACCGGTCGGCACACCCTCCTTCAGCAGACAGCACTTTTCTCCTCACCCATGGAGTGCATCCACATCAG GCGAATCTCCTGTCCCACCTCCTTCCACAGTGTCGTCCTCTGCCATGTCCACCTCCGCAGTGGCCCCTCCCCCTCAGCCTAAGCCAGGCAACTCCTCGCAGCAGGACCGGAAGGTCCCGCCACCCATCGGCACAGAGCGGCTTGCCAGGATTAGGCAAACGGGTTCGGTCAACCCACCTCTCCTTACCACAAGCTACACGGCATCTGTTGGACAGGGAGGCATTTGGTCATTTGGAGTTGGCAGTGCTTCGG AGGCTATGTCCGGTTGGTCCCAGCCCCTGATGAGCAGCCACATGATGCACCCCCAGCTCCAGGCAGAGCAGTCTGCCTTCTCTCAGCACCAGCCCATGGAGCAGGATGACACAGGCATCGCGAATCCTGCTAACAACTACCACCAGCCGCAGCATTTGCCCAACAGCTACATGGACTTCCCAAAG GGGATGCCTATGTCTATGTATGGAGGAACAATGCTGCCCCCTCATCCTCCCATGGCAGAGGGGCCAGGGGGACCGATGTACAATGGTTTGCACGCTGGTGACCCCGCATGGAGCCCCATCATCAAAGTGGTCCCAAACAATGCAGATAACGCTGACCCACAACAGCAG GTGTGGCCTGGTACGTGGGCACCTCATGTGGGCAGCGTGCACCTGAACCACGTCAACTAG